The following proteins are co-located in the Streptomyces sp. NBC_01198 genome:
- a CDS encoding Lrp/AsnC family transcriptional regulator, with protein sequence MVQAYILIQTEVGKASAVAEVISKIDGVIQAEDVTGPYDVIVRAQADTVDELGRMVVAKVQQVDGITRTLTCPVVHI encoded by the coding sequence GTGGTACAGGCCTACATCCTGATCCAGACCGAGGTCGGCAAGGCCTCGGCAGTAGCGGAGGTGATCTCCAAGATCGACGGCGTCATTCAGGCCGAGGACGTCACGGGACCCTATGACGTGATCGTCAGAGCCCAGGCGGACACGGTCGACGAGCTCGGCCGCATGGTGGTCGCCAAGGTCCAGCAGGTGGACGGCATCACCCGAACCCTCACCTGTCCCGTCGTCCATATATAG
- a CDS encoding HU family DNA-binding protein produces the protein MNKAQLVEAIADKVGGRMAAADAVDAVLDAIVRAVVSGDRVSVTGFGSFEKVERPARYARNPQTGERVRVKKTSVPRFRAGQGFKDLVSGAKKLPRGGEVSVKKAPKGSLSGGASSTTRTATKKAAAKATTARKSAAKKTSAAKKTTAKKTTAAKKTATKKSAAKKTAAKKAPAKKATAKKTPGKKTASRKTAARRTAAR, from the coding sequence GTGAACAAGGCGCAGCTCGTAGAAGCGATTGCCGACAAGGTAGGCGGCCGGATGGCCGCCGCGGACGCGGTTGACGCGGTTCTCGACGCGATCGTCCGCGCGGTGGTCTCCGGAGACCGGGTCTCGGTCACCGGCTTCGGTTCGTTCGAGAAGGTCGAACGGCCGGCCCGCTACGCTCGCAACCCCCAGACCGGGGAGCGGGTCAGGGTGAAGAAGACCTCCGTGCCGCGGTTCCGCGCGGGGCAGGGCTTCAAGGACCTGGTCAGCGGGGCGAAGAAGCTCCCGCGCGGCGGCGAGGTCTCGGTCAAGAAGGCTCCCAAGGGAAGCCTGAGCGGTGGTGCTTCCAGCACCACGAGGACCGCCACCAAGAAGGCCGCGGCCAAGGCCACCACGGCCCGCAAGAGTGCGGCGAAGAAGACCAGCGCGGCCAAGAAGACCACCGCGAAGAAGACCACCGCGGCCAAGAAGACCGCGACCAAGAAGTCGGCGGCGAAGAAGACCGCCGCCAAGAAGGCCCCGGCCAAGAAGGCCACCGCCAAGAAGACCCCGGGCAAGAAGACCGCGTCGCGCAAGACCGCCGCCAGGCGGACCGCCGCGAGGTAG
- the cofC gene encoding 2-phospho-L-lactate guanylyltransferase: protein MWSLVVPLKPLAVAKSRLAGAAGAVRPALALAFVLDTVGAVLECAEVADVTVVTDDPVAGAEVAGLGAFVAADVPAAGLNAALRHGAALIRQRRPGAGVAALNGDLPALRPAELAEVLREAARLPGRAFLADTAGPGTTLLTASPGIALSPGFGGASRARHLASGAREITLPGVPSVRQDVDTAADLEAARALGLGPRTSLLFPARTA from the coding sequence ATGTGGTCGCTCGTGGTGCCGCTCAAGCCGCTGGCCGTGGCCAAGAGCAGGCTGGCGGGGGCGGCGGGCGCGGTACGCCCTGCGCTGGCACTGGCTTTCGTGCTCGACACGGTCGGCGCGGTGCTGGAGTGCGCGGAGGTGGCGGACGTCACGGTGGTCACCGACGACCCGGTCGCGGGCGCGGAAGTCGCCGGGCTCGGCGCGTTCGTGGCGGCCGACGTGCCGGCGGCCGGGCTGAACGCGGCGCTGCGGCACGGCGCCGCTCTGATACGGCAGCGGCGCCCGGGGGCGGGGGTCGCGGCGCTGAACGGCGATCTCCCGGCCTTGCGGCCCGCCGAACTGGCAGAGGTGCTCAGGGAGGCCGCGAGGCTGCCGGGACGGGCGTTCCTGGCCGATACGGCGGGTCCGGGGACAACCTTGCTCACCGCGTCGCCGGGGATCGCGCTCTCCCCCGGTTTCGGCGGCGCCTCCCGGGCGCGCCACCTCGCCTCCGGCGCGCGCGAGATCACCCTGCCAGGGGTGCCGTCGGTGCGGCAGGACGTGGACACCGCGGCGGATCTCGAAGCGGCCCGCGCGCTGGGCCTCGGCCCGCGGACCTCGCTGCTCTTCCCGGCCCGCACCGCGTGA
- a CDS encoding NAD(P)H-dependent glycerol-3-phosphate dehydrogenase — MTPRCAVYGTGSWGTAFAMVLADAGCQVSLWGRRPALVDAINATRHNPEYFPELELPAAVTATADPAEAAREAELVFLTVPSQTLRGNLAEWAPLLRGDAVLVSLMKGVELGTAKRMSEVIEEVAKTGPDRVAVLSGPNLAPEIADRQPAASVVACRDDAVARRIQAACHTSYFRPYTNTDVVGCELGGAVKNVIGLAVGIADGMGLGDNTKASLITRGLAETTRLGLAMGADAHTFAGLAGMGDLVATCSSPLSRNHTFGTNLGRGMSLAETIAVTRRTAEGVKSCESVADLARRHGVDMPITETVVDIVHNGKPPVVAVRELMSRSAKSER, encoded by the coding sequence GTGACGCCGCGCTGCGCGGTCTACGGCACCGGTTCGTGGGGCACCGCCTTCGCCATGGTGCTCGCCGACGCCGGATGCCAGGTGTCGCTGTGGGGCCGCAGGCCGGCCCTGGTCGACGCGATCAACGCCACCCGGCACAACCCGGAGTACTTCCCCGAACTCGAACTGCCCGCCGCGGTCACCGCCACCGCCGACCCGGCCGAGGCGGCGCGGGAGGCGGAGTTGGTCTTCCTCACCGTCCCCTCGCAGACCCTCCGCGGCAACCTCGCCGAGTGGGCGCCGCTGCTGCGCGGCGACGCGGTGCTGGTCAGCCTGATGAAGGGCGTCGAGCTCGGCACCGCCAAGCGGATGAGCGAGGTGATCGAGGAGGTCGCCAAGACCGGGCCCGACCGGGTCGCCGTGCTGTCCGGGCCCAACCTGGCGCCCGAGATCGCCGACCGGCAGCCCGCCGCCTCCGTGGTCGCCTGCCGGGACGACGCCGTCGCCCGCCGCATCCAGGCCGCCTGCCACACCAGCTACTTCCGCCCGTACACCAACACCGACGTCGTCGGCTGCGAACTGGGCGGCGCTGTCAAGAACGTGATCGGGCTCGCCGTCGGCATCGCCGACGGCATGGGCCTCGGCGACAACACCAAGGCGTCGCTGATCACCCGCGGCCTGGCCGAGACCACCAGGCTGGGCCTGGCGATGGGTGCCGACGCGCACACCTTCGCGGGCCTGGCGGGCATGGGCGACCTGGTCGCCACCTGTTCCTCGCCGCTGTCACGCAACCACACCTTCGGCACCAACCTCGGCCGCGGCATGAGCCTCGCCGAGACGATCGCGGTGACCCGGCGGACCGCCGAGGGCGTCAAGTCCTGCGAGTCGGTCGCCGATCTCGCCCGCCGCCACGGCGTGGACATGCCGATCACGGAGACCGTGGTCGATATCGTGCACAACGGAAAACCGCCGGTCGTGGCCGTGCGGGAGTTGATGTCACGCTCCGCGAAGTCCGAAAGGTAA
- a CDS encoding lysophospholipid acyltransferase family protein, giving the protein MSRRRIGFWYRLAAVIAKPPLIVLFKRDWRGMEHIPADEGFITAVNHNSYLDPLSYAHFQYNTGRVPRFLAKAALFKPAFVGTMLRGTGQIPVFRETTDAANAFRAAVAAIESGECVAFYPEGTLTRDPELWPMVSKTGVARVALLTKAPVIPVAQWGANEAMPPYAKEKKFRFFPRKTLRVLAGPPVDLDAFYGLEPTAETLRAVTETIMRSVTELLAELRGEPAPDGLYDPRKAREGK; this is encoded by the coding sequence GTGTCCCGCCGCAGAATCGGTTTCTGGTACCGCCTGGCGGCTGTCATCGCGAAACCGCCGCTCATTGTGCTGTTCAAGCGGGATTGGCGAGGAATGGAGCACATTCCCGCCGACGAAGGATTCATCACGGCGGTGAACCACAACTCCTACCTCGACCCGCTGTCGTACGCGCATTTCCAGTACAACACCGGCCGGGTGCCGCGCTTCCTCGCCAAGGCCGCGCTCTTCAAGCCGGCCTTCGTCGGCACGATGCTGCGCGGCACCGGCCAGATCCCGGTCTTCCGCGAGACGACCGACGCCGCCAACGCCTTCCGCGCCGCGGTCGCCGCGATCGAGTCCGGCGAGTGCGTGGCCTTCTACCCGGAAGGCACCCTCACCCGCGATCCCGAGTTGTGGCCGATGGTCTCCAAGACCGGCGTCGCCCGGGTCGCCCTGCTGACCAAGGCCCCCGTCATCCCGGTCGCCCAGTGGGGCGCCAACGAGGCCATGCCGCCGTACGCCAAGGAGAAGAAGTTCCGCTTCTTCCCGCGCAAGACGCTGCGCGTGCTGGCCGGACCGCCGGTCGACCTCGACGCCTTCTACGGCCTGGAACCCACCGCCGAGACGCTGCGCGCGGTCACCGAGACCATCATGCGCAGCGTGACGGAACTGCTCGCAGAACTGCGCGGCGAACCCGCCCCCGACGGGCTGTACGACCCGCGCAAGGCACGGGAGGGCAAGTGA
- a CDS encoding DUF3515 domain-containing protein: MALYHRVVLINVSAVACLAAAAAYGFAVSGSGDDAVAVPVPDARTAGYCRALQGALPQQVAGLSRHDLKPRSELIAGWGNPAIVLRCGVPRPAVDDNPEADGVDVDGVGWSIERASGGTMRLTTTLRQAYVEVTLPKRYAGDVGPLTDLAGAVKGTIPAL, translated from the coding sequence GTGGCGCTGTATCACCGGGTCGTTCTCATCAACGTGTCCGCCGTCGCGTGCCTTGCCGCGGCGGCGGCCTACGGTTTCGCGGTGTCAGGAAGCGGTGACGACGCCGTCGCCGTACCGGTTCCTGACGCCCGTACCGCCGGTTACTGCCGTGCGTTGCAGGGCGCGTTGCCGCAGCAGGTGGCGGGGCTCTCCCGGCATGATCTCAAGCCGCGCTCGGAGCTGATCGCCGGGTGGGGGAACCCCGCGATCGTACTGCGCTGCGGGGTGCCGCGACCGGCGGTGGACGACAATCCCGAGGCGGACGGCGTCGACGTGGACGGCGTGGGCTGGTCCATCGAGCGCGCCTCCGGCGGGACGATGCGGCTCACCACGACGCTGCGCCAGGCGTACGTCGAGGTGACGCTGCCGAAGAGGTACGCGGGCGACGTCGGTCCGCTGACCGATCTGGCCGGCGCCGTGAAGGGCACGATCCCCGCGCTGTGA
- a CDS encoding D-alanine--D-alanine ligase family protein has product MSNLPSPQSPGPDEPAARPAPSGYARKPRVAVVFGGRSSEHGVSVVTAASLLRAIDRTKYDVLPIGITTGGRWALTADAPDRMGISDRTMPTVEQVTDQEGAVVLPIDPANREVVYTETGAVPKALGEVDVVFPLLHGPYGEDGTLQGLLELSGVPYVGAGVLASAVGMDKEYMKRIFTSFGLAVGPYTVVRPREWEQDRAAVRDRLLGFADDHGWPLFVKPARGGSSFGISKVDGPEGLDAAIAEARRHDPKLVVEALLRGREIECGVLEFEDGPRASVPAEIPPVTTHAFYDFEAKYIDSAEGIVPAPLTPDQTAEVRRLAVAAFEAASCEGLVRADFFLLDSGEFVINEINTMPGFTPISMYPRMWQESGVDYPELVDRLIQAALRRSTGLR; this is encoded by the coding sequence ATGAGCAACCTGCCTTCTCCCCAGAGTCCGGGACCTGACGAGCCCGCCGCCCGCCCGGCGCCGTCAGGTTACGCACGCAAGCCGCGGGTCGCCGTCGTCTTCGGTGGCCGCAGCTCCGAGCACGGTGTCTCGGTGGTGACCGCGGCAAGCCTGCTGCGGGCCATCGACCGCACCAAATACGACGTCCTGCCGATCGGCATCACCACCGGGGGCCGCTGGGCGCTGACCGCCGACGCGCCCGACCGGATGGGCATCAGCGACCGCACCATGCCCACCGTGGAGCAGGTCACCGACCAGGAGGGCGCGGTCGTCCTGCCGATCGACCCGGCCAACCGCGAGGTCGTCTACACCGAGACCGGCGCCGTGCCCAAGGCACTCGGCGAGGTCGACGTCGTCTTCCCGCTGCTGCACGGCCCCTACGGCGAGGACGGCACCCTGCAGGGCCTGCTCGAACTGTCCGGTGTCCCGTACGTCGGCGCGGGCGTGCTCGCCTCCGCCGTCGGCATGGACAAGGAGTACATGAAGCGGATCTTCACCTCCTTCGGCCTGGCCGTCGGCCCCTACACCGTGGTCCGCCCGCGGGAGTGGGAGCAGGACCGGGCCGCGGTCCGCGACCGGCTGCTCGGCTTCGCCGACGACCACGGCTGGCCGCTGTTCGTGAAGCCCGCCCGCGGCGGGTCCTCCTTCGGCATCAGCAAGGTCGACGGACCCGAGGGACTGGACGCGGCCATCGCCGAGGCCCGCAGGCACGACCCGAAGCTCGTCGTGGAGGCGCTGCTGCGCGGCCGCGAGATCGAGTGCGGGGTGCTGGAGTTCGAGGACGGCCCGCGCGCCTCGGTGCCCGCCGAGATCCCGCCGGTCACCACGCACGCCTTCTACGACTTCGAGGCGAAGTACATCGACTCGGCCGAGGGCATCGTGCCCGCGCCGCTCACCCCAGATCAGACCGCCGAGGTGCGGCGGCTGGCCGTCGCCGCCTTCGAGGCCGCGTCCTGCGAGGGCCTGGTGCGGGCGGACTTCTTCCTGCTGGACAGCGGCGAGTTCGTCATCAACGAGATCAACACCATGCCGGGCTTCACCCCGATCTCGATGTACCCGCGGATGTGGCAGGAGAGCGGCGTCGACTACCCCGAACTGGTCGACCGCCTCATCCAGGCGGCGCTGCGCCGCTCCACCGGACTGCGCTGA
- the leuD gene encoding 3-isopropylmalate dehydratase small subunit — protein MEAFTTHTGRAVPLRRGNVDTDQIIPAHWLKKVTRNGFEDGLFEAWRKDESFVLNAPEREGATVLVTGPDFGTGSSREHAVWALQNYGFKTVLSSRFADIFRGNSLKNGLLTVVLPQETIEKLWQLTEADPTAEITVDLVAREVRAEGITAPFELDDNARWRLLEGLDDISLTLADEPDIAAFESRRPSFKPSTARV, from the coding sequence ATGGAAGCCTTCACCACCCACACCGGCAGGGCCGTGCCGCTGCGCCGCGGCAATGTCGACACCGACCAGATCATCCCGGCCCACTGGCTCAAGAAGGTCACCCGCAACGGCTTCGAGGACGGGCTGTTCGAGGCCTGGCGCAAGGACGAGTCCTTCGTCCTCAACGCCCCCGAGCGCGAGGGCGCCACCGTCCTGGTCACCGGCCCCGACTTCGGCACCGGCTCCTCCCGCGAGCACGCCGTGTGGGCGCTGCAGAACTACGGCTTCAAAACCGTGCTCTCGTCCCGCTTCGCGGACATCTTCCGCGGCAACTCGCTCAAGAACGGCCTGCTCACGGTCGTGCTGCCGCAGGAGACCATCGAGAAGCTGTGGCAGCTGACCGAGGCCGACCCGACCGCCGAGATCACCGTGGACCTGGTGGCCCGCGAGGTCCGCGCCGAGGGGATCACCGCGCCGTTCGAGCTGGACGACAACGCCCGCTGGCGGCTGCTCGAAGGGCTCGACGACATCAGCCTGACGCTGGCCGACGAGCCGGACATCGCCGCCTTCGAAAGCCGCCGGCCGTCCTTCAAGCCCAGCACCGCCAGGGTCTGA